A stretch of Exiguobacterium sp. BMC-KP DNA encodes these proteins:
- a CDS encoding ABC transporter permease, with protein sequence MSLSKLAFQNLKNIRQNVMYLGAVTFAILIYYTFLAIRSNEAMLQANEMYGKLGTVFTGSSIILALFSAIFIWYSSDFFLRRRKKEIGLYALLGLERGQIARLIFLETMGYGLIGLILGIAIGTVASKYFVQLLASVMVMQVDATFTISFASVGQTIGVFLLIFLIIALRSARTIYRFTLIELFKAEQQAESLPKVHPILAVLSVGLIGVGYYLTGQPLMDHFTIVAPILMLCVILGTFGTMSYFTIFLLRLLSNQARHFKGTNLILHGQLLSRIKSNAVMLSTITVITAVTLTTVGTATSIYYFIDQTVEEQMPYSLSIASKQAEAEKLIAKSDQKIESRTMVNVKNVDQQMELPNPLMFTRYYQTYAYEDQPGQFSYVNYSDYVKLAKANGKSVIAEPKQGEAIVLETFKGNDLLKMKVKSPIGVEIKDVHESFRITAATNLPIAQLYEKQRLAFVVNDDAFAKMPEKGFTLTNYQFSDERHDDGLMKQLTQLYGKQADTEMAAYYPVYAMTTATTGLLAFAAGFLGLVFLLATGSIIYFKMLAEAEESKQRFAIIQKIGVDEKEQTGIIRRLVGFVFSLPYVLGLVHSVVAMQVLQKLLNYNIVRPTLLAIICYTIVYFIYYIVTVRAYRRIVT encoded by the coding sequence GTGAGCTTGTCTAAACTAGCGTTTCAAAATCTAAAGAACATTCGCCAAAACGTGATGTACCTCGGTGCAGTCACATTCGCGATTCTGATTTATTATACGTTCCTTGCGATTCGATCAAATGAAGCAATGCTTCAGGCGAACGAAATGTACGGAAAATTAGGAACGGTCTTTACAGGATCAAGCATCATCTTAGCGCTCTTCTCAGCTATCTTCATCTGGTATTCGAGTGACTTTTTCTTACGTCGCCGTAAGAAAGAAATTGGACTCTATGCGTTGCTCGGTCTAGAACGAGGACAGATTGCACGCTTAATTTTCCTTGAAACGATGGGGTATGGTCTGATTGGTCTGATTCTCGGAATCGCAATCGGGACGGTTGCTTCAAAATATTTCGTTCAGTTGCTGGCTTCTGTCATGGTGATGCAAGTTGACGCGACGTTTACGATCAGTTTTGCTTCCGTTGGTCAGACGATTGGCGTCTTCTTGTTGATTTTCCTAATCATCGCCTTACGTTCAGCACGGACGATTTATCGTTTTACATTGATTGAACTGTTTAAGGCAGAGCAACAAGCAGAATCACTCCCGAAAGTGCATCCGATTCTTGCGGTGCTATCCGTTGGATTGATCGGCGTCGGATACTATTTGACAGGGCAACCATTGATGGATCACTTCACGATCGTTGCACCGATCTTGATGCTCTGTGTCATTCTCGGAACATTTGGGACGATGAGTTACTTCACGATTTTCTTATTACGTCTCTTAAGTAATCAAGCACGACATTTCAAAGGAACGAACTTAATTTTACATGGGCAACTCTTGTCACGGATCAAATCGAATGCCGTCATGCTGTCAACGATCACAGTCATTACCGCTGTGACACTGACGACAGTTGGCACGGCGACGTCGATCTATTACTTCATCGATCAGACTGTTGAGGAACAAATGCCATATAGTCTGTCGATTGCGAGTAAACAAGCAGAAGCGGAAAAGCTGATTGCCAAGTCCGACCAAAAGATTGAAAGTCGGACGATGGTCAACGTCAAGAACGTCGATCAACAGATGGAACTTCCGAATCCGCTGATGTTTACACGCTATTATCAGACGTATGCCTATGAAGATCAGCCAGGACAATTTAGCTACGTCAATTACTCGGATTACGTGAAGCTCGCAAAAGCCAATGGGAAATCAGTCATCGCAGAGCCAAAACAAGGCGAAGCGATCGTCCTTGAGACATTCAAAGGAAATGACTTATTGAAGATGAAAGTCAAATCACCGATTGGTGTCGAAATCAAGGATGTACATGAGTCCTTTCGCATCACCGCTGCGACGAATTTACCGATCGCTCAACTTTATGAGAAACAGCGGCTTGCCTTCGTCGTGAACGATGATGCCTTTGCGAAGATGCCGGAAAAAGGCTTTACGCTGACGAATTATCAGTTCTCGGACGAACGTCATGACGATGGGCTGATGAAACAGTTGACGCAACTTTATGGAAAACAAGCGGACACGGAGATGGCAGCATACTATCCTGTCTATGCAATGACGACAGCGACGACTGGCTTACTCGCGTTCGCTGCCGGATTCCTTGGTCTTGTCTTCTTGCTTGCAACCGGTTCAATCATCTACTTCAAGATGCTCGCAGAAGCGGAAGAATCGAAACAACGGTTTGCAATCATCCAGAAAATCGGTGTGGATGAGAAGGAACAGACCGGTATCATCCGTCGTCTCGTTGGCTTCGTCTTCTCTTTACCGTACGTCCTCGGACTCGTTCATAGTGTAGTTGCGATGCAAGTCTTGCAGAAACTGTTGAACTACAATATCGTCCGTCCGACGTTGCTTGCGATCATCTGTTATACGATCGTCTATTTCATCTATTACATCGTGACTGTTCGCGCGTACCGCCGTATCGT